The Panicum virgatum strain AP13 chromosome 3N, P.virgatum_v5, whole genome shotgun sequence genome includes the window TTGGACGACCTCCGAAAATACCAGAAGCAGATAACCCATATGACAATGAATACTACAACAGCTACCCAGATGACCTTGGTAGTGACGTGTGTTTGTCCTATTCCACTAACATGTTCTTGTCCCTCGTTGACAGTGCTGTGTGCTTTTACCGCTGGAGTATCCTCATACTCTATGCCGAGTGAGGAAATGGTTCCTTGCCCACATTCTGGTTTAAAAAAGATACAAACATCATTATTATTCAGAAGATCAAACTACTGCTAATGATAATTAACAGTCAATATCTCAAGCTTAATAAACACCAAAGTAGACATACGTACCGTCAGAACATGTTTTGATTGGAAATGACCACTCGGTGACGACGTGTTTGTCCTCTCCATTGCACATAACATAACTTGTAGCCAGTTTAATAGGTGCCCCCTCTTTCTTTGAGATAGCGGCAAAGGCAACATGCTCCACTCACATCGCTACTTGGAACTTGATCAATAGCATATAATAATGCATTGCAGCATGTATGTGAGGATGGCCTCCATACACCATCTGGCCGCACGCATGATAGGGTAGCTATGCTCGTCAAGTCATAACGACATTTACCCTCTTCTGATGCTCGAGTATACTTAGCCGAACAAGCATGAGATGGTGCATGACAGGAGGACTGTGAGCAGGACCACCCACAACCAGCATGGCATATGGACTGGCAATCAGAATAAAATACATACTAATTAGAAAGAACGTATAAAATTGCCTCTCAAGCTAATTTTTACCAATAACCTAGAATTAATTATGAGCAGAAACAAATTTATAGGTATCAGATAAATAGATGGCAATAATATGAAGATTTATGGTTGAGTTTGCTTCTACTGATTTCTGATGACTATGTTATTTAAATAAAAATTGTAATATCATAGCTGTAGATCTTGTTCATCAGTAACTTCACTCCTGTGAAAAGGGCTAACCAATTCGCCAATCTTTGAAGTATGTGATTGTATGGAGAAATATGATCCCCTTGATGAAGATTTATTCCAAAACGTAGTAGCATTCCAAAACTTAATAAGCCTGGTGACGGACTGACGATTTAGTCTGCCACTCTGCCTCCGTGCATATGGTTGAGTGTGGTCGTGCGCGCGTGGCGGTGTTGCTTGATGAAATGCTTAGAAGGGGGCATTCGCCGAGAATGGGCTGGTGGAGGACAGCACCTCGAATGAATGAGCATAGGTGATGCTGTGTTTGCCTGGGTGCGTGCCAATGTTGCCGAGGGTGCGCGGGgtgtggctgcggcggcgacgtcgctcGCGTCGAGCGCGTGCGGGCGGCAGGTGCATGCGCTGGCCGTGGCGAGCGCGCTCCCGCCGTGCCCGGTGGAGGAGGTTCGCGGCGAGGCGCCGTGCAGCATGCGCGAGCAGGCCGTCACTGCCCCACGGCGAATAGGCGGAGAGCCCGGGACCCCTGCGTCGTGGCCATGGCACGGCCACGCGTAGTGAGTAGGCGGCCGTATGCGCGGCGGCGTTTGACCGTGTTAGTGTGATGGCGCGCGACGAGGCGAGCGCGGCCACCGCGTTCGTCCAGCGGCGGGCATCAGCTCAGAGCGGCCGTGCGGCTGTGACACTGCTAGGAATCGGCAGCGGCTCGATGGCCGGACAGATTCTCCTTCCAAGAGGATTAGGGAGATGGCGTGGTGACTCACGTCCACTACTAGAAATCCGGTACTAAtatcaatttagtaccggttgtttTAAATTCGGTACTAATATCAATTTAGTATCGATTCTACAGCATAGTGCCTCCGAAGTCATTTAGTACCGATttttaacaccacccggtactaaatgtcatcATTTAGTACCGTTTGGTGTTATgatccggtactaaatagctCCCGGGCCCTAACTATTTAATACCGGgccataacaccacccggtattAAATGATGGTCAtgatccggtactaaatggtccatCCTGGTTACTTCAAAAAAATAACATCTTCAATGCACTCATATATATTGTGTGGGTGAGATGATAGAAAATATTATACGCGAGGCCACATATCATAAATTCGAACCCCGACACACGTGCATTTATTTTTCCAAAGAGTGCTCGGTGAAGCGGCGGCGTGCTCCCATCTCGTTTCCTCGCAGTTCGGCTCGACGTGGTCGAGGTAGACAACGAAGGCGACGTAGAGGCGGTCGCCCTCAAGGAATCATCGATGCAATCCCACCCCggctcgccgtcgcctccgcgTATGTCTTGCGCTTGAGAGGAAAAGCTACAGGAGAGACGGGAGCGGCGGCCAGGGCTGCGTCTGCGtggaggagaagaaagaaacaGAGTGAAGCGGGCTGAGCGGGCTGGTGGGCTCGCTGAGGCTGGGGTAGCGGGCTGGCTTAGGCCCACGTTAGGCAGGCCGGGTTAGTTACGTTAGTTGGGTTGCAGCCGATTAGCGCCCTGTTCGGTTCGCCATAAGTGGCCGGGCTTAAGCCGGCTGAGGCCACTGGCGCTAAGTCACAAGCAGAGCGGTTCTGGCTCGGCTGGAGCAGCTCTGCTCCCGGaaatcctatatatcttccgcAAGAAATTATTCTACTCATCTTCTACTGTTTGAGATCCGTGCAGAATATGATGAACGGATCAGATCAAAAACTGATGGAAGAGGGCTAGTTGAGCGCACGTGGTTGCATCAGAAAAAGCGGAACACATGGTGGCGCATGGCTGGCTGTAGTAGGTTAGTGGTTGACGAACTTTCTTTTGACTTCAAAATTTCAGATTCATTTTTTCTTCAAACCATAAATACGTTTCAAATTCTGTTTGAACCATGATGTTTGTTAGAATTTATACAACAAATCAAGATCCATTATGAATATATTTAAATGTTTTAAATACTTTTCAAAAATTAACATTCAAAATGTATTATTTCAACAAATTGTGTTTATGTGTTCAACATTCTTGACATACTGCATCAACATTTCAcataaaatgttgaattagtaTATTTAAAATGTTGAACTAAGTCTACCTAGATGTTGAATTAAGTATTTTTAAATGTTGACTATAttactttaatattttaaacaAACTGATCGTAAAATCTTTAGCAAAATAACACATTACAATCACATATTCAAAGAAATAACAAAAAAACAAGCATAATATACTTTCATTACTTTGCCGCTGCTACTATTGCTATTGTATGTCCTGCTAGGTCTGTGGTAGCTGCTTCTGGTTTCCACTTCCATACGTAAAGAAAAATAGCAGGCTGGCAACGTGTCTTCCTCACTTAAAGGAAAAATAGCGGGCCGGCAACGATGTAGTGGGCCGTAAACAGGCCGTGCGACATATACCTTATGCATCTTCCGGAATATAGATAGGTGCCCCCCTTTGCTCCAGCCACTTATGCTGGGTAGTGTTAGGCTTATGCTTATTTAAGTTAGATTTTAGATTTACGATTATTTGAAAGCATGTCTGGACACTGGACAAGAGCATATTTAAAGAAATCCAtataaatttgatgaaattggAATCACTCGTGCATAACTTCATTCTTCGTTTCTAAATGCAATAATTACTAATTTATCATTGGgcatgctttatttaatttaAGGATTTCATTACATGTTCGATTTAATAcactaaaaaatatttgcaaTCCAGTATCTTTGGTACAATTAAAATTTCACAAAATGTAGACCTCCTTATTACCATATGAAATGCATGAAGATACTGTGAGTAACAATAAAGCTAGGGTTAGGTGGTGAGACCGTTTTGCATGCGAGTGTGTCCATGTCTCCAAATTATATCAGAGTTTAAATAAATACTACTTCTTAGTTGAATGGCAGAGCTCTTGCCACCTTCATTCAAAATATATATAAACACTGGAGGGTTCGCTTCTTGACATACTGCACATACTACAGAACTGACACGCAGATATTGTTTTGTTCGTAAATGGAATTAATACAGGGTGTTATGGTGTTTCTTGCTCTAAGCTACTACATGGTCGGACCGTGCAACTGCAGTGCAGTGTGCTCTCCGGCGACGTACGGTAATAATCTTCGCTCATCTGCACTGGATGTACACGATCCTTTtgtttttactattttttactAATTATATATAActttgtaattagttattttaaaCCCTCCCACTAGCTAGTCAAGAATATTTCCTTTGTGTATTTGATGCTGTGTTAATTTGTCCGATCTCCATGGATAGCAGAGCTTCGCCTGAGCAAAGCTGGCGCCTTCCACTTCCCTGTGTTCCATCGGGAGCACCCCTGCCTAGACCCATCGCCGGTTCATCCATCAAGCGTATCAGACGCAGGCACCGTCATTGGGACCGACAAGATCCACCAAGGCAAATACTTCATGGCCATCAATCTGGGCACACCTGCCGTCTTCAACCTCGTCACCATCGACACCGGCTCCACCCTCTCCTGGGTCAGCTGCGAGAGGTGTCAGATAAAATGCCACAAGCAAGCAAACGAAGCTGGCCCAAAGTTCAACCCTCACAGCTCCACTACATACCGGCAGATCGGCTGCTCCAACGAGGATTGCATCGACATCCACCAAGACAACGGCATCCCCTACGGCTGCATCGACGCGACTGACACCTGCCTCTACAGCGTACGCTACGGGTCGCAGTACTCGGTGGGGAAGCTCGGGAGAGACAGGCTcgctctaggcgacatcaccgTCGTTGATGACTTCCTCTTTGGCTGCAGCAAGGACGACATTTTCTACGGCTTCGAGGCAGGCGTCATCGGTTTCGGCAACAAGAGCTACTCCTTCTTCAACCAGATGGCCCGGCAGACGAGCTACAACGCCTTCGCCTACTGCTTTCCTAGTGACCACCAAGCCGAGGGGTTTCTCATCATTGGACCATACCCACAGAGGCTGGAGCTCGTCACCCCATTGATCAGGGGATACGGGCTCAGATCGTACGTCTACTCCCTTCTTCTACTGGACATGACGGTCGACGGGAAGCGGCTCGAGGTCGATCCATCCATCGACACACGCCAGATCATGATTGTTGATTCTGGCACCGATGACACCTTCGTCTCGTCCCCAACTTTTTATGCTCTAGCCGAGGCGGTGACATCGGCGATGCGAGATAAGGGGTATTACCGTGAATACGGTAGTGAGAAGGTCTGCTTCAGGCCTGCCGGCGGTGAGCCGGTGAACTGGAGAGGCTTGCCGGCGATGGAGATGCAGTTCCTGAGGGCGACCGTGAAACTGCCGTCGGAAAATGTGTTCCATCAACAGTCTG containing:
- the LOC120666876 gene encoding aspartyl protease family protein At5g10770-like; the encoded protein is MAINLGTPAVFNLVTIDTGSTLSWVSCERCQIKCHKQANEAGPKFNPHSSTTYRQIGCSNEDCIDIHQDNGIPYGCIDATDTCLYSVRYGSQYSVGKLGRDRLALGDITVVDDFLFGCSKDDIFYGFEAGVIGFGNKSYSFFNQMARQTSYNAFAYCFPSDHQAEGFLIIGPYPQRLELVTPLIRGYGLRSYVYSLLLLDMTVDGKRLEVDPSIDTRQIMIVDSGTDDTFVSSPTFYALAEAVTSAMRDKGYYREYGSEKVCFRPAGGEPVNWRGLPAMEMQFLRATVKLPSENVFHQQSVDRICLAFQPDTSGVRDVRILGNKALRSFRVVYDLQKMTFGLQARAC